The Antennarius striatus isolate MH-2024 chromosome 11, ASM4005453v1, whole genome shotgun sequence genome window below encodes:
- the mtrf1l gene encoding peptide chain release factor 1-like, mitochondrial has product MLEQLISGSAYTMAYRSAINFILRGKGCKFNLQTSHFQRFSNVRRQSLRCHASTNSHCVRSARTLHTGSPLMVAKLLSVEEFFSKKSLQEYLKKIETEYNECLKTVNSCAPEEQGIDDELTAKRAKLSELTPLIHCTKELAAKEREKAELEILLKDEDPSLRELAEAERESCLEDIQDLSKKILDLLIPESEAELSDIVLEVTAGVGGQEAMLFTAEMFEMYSGYAQHRGWSFEVLEHMTSEIGGLRHASACISGPQSYAWMKFESGVHRVQRVPKTEKQGRMHTSTMTVVVLPQPTEISLTINPKDLKIETKRASGAGGQHVNTTDSAVRIVHLPTGVVAECQQERSQLKNREKAMKSLRAKLYGMMFEEETNKRYSQRKLQIGTRGRSEKIRTYNFSQDRITDHRISMTVHDIKSFLLGQDLLEEMQSSLQEFSSQETLMELLEENEQKDL; this is encoded by the exons TTCTAAGAGGAAAAGGGTGCAAATTTAATCTGCAAACATCCCATTTTCAAAGATTCTCAAATGTCCGTAGGCAATCATTAAGATGTCAtgcatccactaattctcactGTGTCAGAAGCGCAAGAACTCTTCACACCGGTTCACCACTGATGGTGGCTAAATTACTGTCAGTGGAAGAGTTTTTTTCCAAGAAGTCTCTGCAGGAATACCTGAAGAAGATAGAGACGGAATATAATGAATGCTTGAAAACAGTCAACAGCTGTGCACCGGAGGAACAGGGCATTGACGACGAACTGACAGCCAAAAGGGCCAAATTGTCTGAGCTGACTCCTCTTATCCACTGCACCAAAGAGCTGGCTgctaaagaaagagagaaggctGAGCTTGAGATACTCCTGAAAG ACGAAGACCCTTCCCTGCGAGAGCTAGCAGAGGCGGAAAGAGAAAGCTGTTTGGAAGATATTCAGGATCTCAGTAAAAAG ATCCTGGACCTGCTGATCCCAGAGAGCGAGGCAGAATTGAGCGACATTGTCCTGGAGGTTACAGCTGGCGTTGGGGGTCAGGAGGCCATGCTTTTCACTGCTGAG ATGTTTGAAATGTACTCGGGCTACGCTCAGCACCGTGGCTGGTCCTTTGAGGTCCTGGAACACATGACCAGTGAAATAG GTGGACTACGTCATGCCTCAGCCTGCATCAGCGGCCCTCAGAGCTACGCATGGATGAAGTTTGAGTCGGGAGTCCATCGAGTTCAGAGGGTTCCCAAGACTGAAAAGCAGGGCAGAATGCACACCAGCACCATGACTGTTGTTGTGCTGCCCCAACCCACCGAG ATATCTTTAACGATTAACCCGAAGGACCTGAAGATAGAAACTAAGAGAGCAAGTGGAGCCGGGGGTCAACATGTCAACACCACAGACAGTGCAGTCAGGATTGTCCATCTACCAACTG gtgtCGTTGCAGAGTGTCAGCAGGAGCGCTCCCAGCTGAAGAACAGAGAGAAAGCCATGAAATCTCTGAGAGCCAAACTGTACGGCATGATGTTCGAAGAAGAGACCAACAAACGCTACAGCCAGCGTAAACTCCAG ATTGGCACCAGAGGCAGATCAGAGAAGATTAGAACCTACAACTTTTCTCAGGATCGTATAACAGACCACCGGATCAGCATGACGGTACATGACATCAAGAGCTTCCTGCTGGGACAGGACCTGCTGGAGGAGATGCAATCATCTCTGCAGGAGTTCTCCAGCCAGGAGACGCTCATGGAACTGTTAGAAGAAAATGAACAGAAGGACTTATGA